The following are from one region of the Azospirillum thermophilum genome:
- a CDS encoding TrbC/VirB2 family protein translates to MRNLLSRGLSAATLTAALTVLLTAPNQALAAGGGGGGLPWEAPLQTFVNSLTGPVAFAISLLGVVVCGAMLIWGGEINEFARRFVMLVLVVALLVFATNILTQLFGVGAVIAAAGAGVVLA, encoded by the coding sequence ATGCGCAACCTGCTCTCCCGCGGCCTCTCGGCCGCCACCCTGACGGCTGCCCTCACGGTGCTGCTGACCGCTCCCAATCAGGCCCTTGCGGCCGGCGGCGGCGGCGGCGGGCTTCCCTGGGAAGCCCCGCTCCAGACCTTCGTCAACTCGCTGACCGGCCCGGTCGCCTTCGCCATCTCGCTGCTCGGCGTCGTCGTCTGCGGCGCCATGCTGATCTGGGGCGGCGAAATCAACGAGTTCGCCCGCCGCTTCGTGATGCTGGTGCTGGTGGTCGCTCTGCTGGTGTTCGCCACCAACATCCTGACCCAGCTCTTCGGCGTCGGCGCGGTGATCGCCGCGGCCGGCGCCGGGGTGGTCCTGGCGTGA
- a CDS encoding conjugal transfer protein TrbD translates to MTGSATSGLRLTEFRRALHRANLLMGGERELVMFTALVAGGLIVTAQNWIATLVGLSLWFGLIGFLRTMAKADPRLSHVYTRHLQYQAYYPARSRPFRDR, encoded by the coding sequence GTGACCGGCTCCGCCACCAGCGGGCTGCGCCTGACGGAGTTCCGTCGGGCGCTGCACCGCGCCAACCTGCTGATGGGCGGGGAGCGCGAGCTGGTGATGTTCACCGCCCTGGTGGCGGGCGGCCTGATCGTGACGGCGCAGAACTGGATCGCCACGCTGGTCGGGCTGAGCCTCTGGTTCGGCCTGATCGGCTTTCTGCGCACCATGGCGAAGGCCGATCCCCGGCTGAGTCACGTCTACACCCGCCACCTGCAGTACCAAGCCTACTACCCGGCCCGGTCGCGGCCCTTCCGCGACCGCTAA
- a CDS encoding transporter (type IV secretion system VirB4 family): protein MLALKTYRDKAKGVPDLLDWAALVDDGIVLGKSGALLAGFYYRGPDTASSTADERNYVTERVNAALARLGSGWVSWHEAARLPSAGYPPVEASAFPDPVTRLIDAERRRQFTTHGAHYESDYALVLQYTPPLRRNTKIQDYLWDEDPTAAPQSPADQTLTAFKKALGDLEDALGTVLTVRRMTSYTHVCAHGREHLRDELVNYLHFCLTGDDTPLNIPPDGMYLDAVIGGRELWTGDTPRIGDRYIACISLEGFPGASYPNILDVLEHLPVAYRWSSRFIYLDQHEAVTHLHRYRRKWKQKVRGFWSQVFRTQGGVVNEDALLMAGETEAAITDASSALVTFGYYTPVIVLMGEDRGRLLDSARMVSREVQRLGFACRLETINAVEAWLGTLPGHPHPNVRRPLIHTLNLADLLPLASVWAGLDTAPCPFYPEGAPPLLYGSAPGSTPFRLNLHVGDVGHTLVFGPTGAGKSTLLGTVAAQFRRYPDATVVAFDKGRSMLALALACGGAHHDIAGEASKLSFAPLAALDTPGDLAWAEEWIESCYQLQTGVPPTPAQREEIHRAMRLLSQEKGPQERSLTDFLLTVQDEKLRSALAPYTISGPLGHLLDSTRDGLSDAAFTVFEIEELMALGEKTLIPVLLYLFRRFEKSLRGQPALLLLDEAWVMLGHPVFREKIREWLKVLRKANCGVVLATQSLSDAVRSGLLDVLLESCPTKILLPNEEADKSGTSQVPGPRDLYTAIGLNAVQIGILKTAAKKRDYYYLSPEGRRLFSLGLGPVALAFVGVSDKDSVAQVRELAASHGPDWPFHWLQKRGVRYDHLL, encoded by the coding sequence ATGCTGGCTCTCAAGACCTATCGTGACAAGGCCAAGGGGGTGCCCGATCTGCTCGATTGGGCCGCCCTGGTCGATGACGGCATTGTCCTCGGCAAGAGCGGCGCCCTGCTCGCCGGCTTCTACTACCGCGGGCCGGATACCGCGTCCTCGACCGCCGACGAGCGCAACTACGTGACGGAGCGGGTCAACGCCGCCCTCGCCCGGTTGGGCAGCGGCTGGGTGAGCTGGCATGAGGCCGCCCGCCTGCCCTCGGCCGGCTATCCGCCGGTCGAGGCCTCGGCCTTCCCCGATCCGGTCACCCGGCTGATCGACGCGGAGCGCCGCCGCCAGTTCACCACCCACGGCGCGCACTACGAGTCCGACTATGCCCTGGTGTTGCAGTACACCCCGCCCCTGCGGCGCAACACCAAGATCCAGGATTACCTGTGGGACGAGGACCCGACCGCGGCGCCGCAGTCGCCGGCCGACCAGACGCTGACCGCTTTCAAGAAGGCGCTCGGCGATCTGGAGGACGCGCTCGGCACCGTGCTGACGGTGCGCCGCATGACCAGCTACACCCATGTCTGCGCCCATGGCCGGGAGCACCTGCGCGACGAGCTGGTCAACTACCTGCACTTCTGCCTGACCGGCGACGACACGCCGCTGAACATCCCGCCGGACGGGATGTATCTCGACGCGGTGATTGGCGGCCGCGAGCTGTGGACCGGCGACACCCCGCGCATCGGGGACCGCTACATTGCCTGCATCTCGCTGGAAGGCTTCCCCGGCGCCTCCTACCCCAACATCCTCGACGTGCTGGAGCACCTGCCGGTCGCCTACCGCTGGTCCTCGCGCTTCATCTACCTCGACCAGCACGAGGCGGTGACCCACCTCCACCGCTACCGCCGCAAATGGAAGCAGAAGGTGCGGGGCTTCTGGTCCCAGGTCTTCCGCACCCAGGGCGGCGTCGTCAACGAGGACGCCCTGCTGATGGCCGGCGAGACCGAAGCGGCGATCACCGACGCCAGCTCGGCGCTCGTCACCTTCGGCTACTACACCCCGGTCATCGTCCTGATGGGCGAGGACCGCGGCCGGCTGCTCGACAGCGCCCGGATGGTGTCGCGCGAGGTGCAGCGTCTCGGCTTCGCCTGCCGGCTGGAGACAATCAACGCCGTGGAGGCGTGGCTGGGCACCCTGCCCGGTCATCCCCACCCGAATGTCCGCCGGCCGCTGATCCACACCCTCAACCTCGCCGATCTGCTGCCGCTCGCCAGCGTGTGGGCCGGGCTGGATACCGCTCCCTGCCCGTTCTATCCGGAAGGCGCACCGCCGCTTTTGTATGGATCTGCCCCCGGATCGACCCCTTTTCGGCTCAATCTGCACGTGGGAGACGTCGGGCATACTCTAGTATTCGGCCCGACCGGCGCCGGCAAGTCGACCCTGCTGGGCACGGTGGCCGCCCAGTTCCGCCGCTATCCCGACGCCACCGTGGTGGCCTTCGACAAGGGCCGCTCCATGCTCGCCCTGGCGCTCGCCTGCGGCGGCGCCCACCACGACATCGCCGGCGAGGCCAGCAAGCTCTCCTTCGCTCCGCTCGCCGCGCTCGACACTCCCGGCGATCTGGCCTGGGCGGAAGAGTGGATCGAGTCCTGCTACCAGCTCCAGACCGGCGTGCCGCCGACCCCGGCGCAGCGCGAGGAAATCCACCGCGCCATGCGGCTGCTGAGCCAGGAAAAGGGGCCGCAGGAGCGGTCCCTGACCGACTTCCTGCTGACGGTGCAGGACGAAAAGCTGCGCTCGGCCCTGGCGCCCTACACGATCAGCGGTCCCCTCGGGCACCTGCTCGACAGCACCCGCGACGGCCTCAGCGATGCCGCCTTCACGGTCTTTGAAATCGAAGAGCTGATGGCGCTCGGTGAGAAGACCCTGATCCCGGTGCTGCTCTACCTGTTCCGCCGCTTCGAGAAGTCCCTGCGCGGCCAGCCGGCGCTTCTGCTGCTCGATGAGGCCTGGGTCATGCTCGGGCACCCGGTGTTTCGCGAGAAAATTCGCGAATGGTTGAAGGTGCTGCGCAAGGCCAATTGCGGCGTCGTGCTCGCCACCCAAAGCCTGTCGGACGCGGTGCGCTCGGGCCTGCTCGACGTGCTGCTGGAGTCTTGTCCCACCAAGATCCTGCTGCCCAATGAAGAGGCCGACAAGAGCGGCACGTCGCAGGTGCCGGGACCGCGCGACCTCTACACCGCCATCGGGCTGAACGCGGTGCAGATCGGCATCCTCAAGACTGCGGCCAAGAAGCGCGATTACTACTACCTGTCGCCGGAAGGCCGCCGTCTCTTCTCGCTCGGCCTGGGGCCGGTGGCCCTCGCCTTCGTCGGCGTCTCCGACAAGGACAGCGTGGCGCAGGTGCGCGAGCTGGCCGCCAGCCACGGTCCCGACTGGCCCTTCCACTGGCTCCAGAAAAGAGGGGTGCGCTATGACCATCTGCTTTAA